CGAGGATGACCTGGTCCGCGTAAGCGGAGAGGGTGGTCTGCTCGCCGTCGATGGTGTGGAAGGGGATGTCCATCACGGTCATGATCGCAGCGTATTGCGCTTCTCTCCGAAGCGCCTCGGAATCCGCGCTGTCAGCACTCGATGACGTTGACGGCCAGACCGCCTTCGCTGGTCTCCTTGTACTTGGTGGACATGTCCATCCCGGTCTGCCGCATCGTCTCGATCACGGTGTCGAGCGACACCAGGTGCGATCCGTCGCCGTGCAGTGCCAGGCGCGCGGCGGAGACGGCGGTGGACGAGGCGATCGCGTTGCGCTCGATGCACGGGATCTGCACCAGGCCGCCGACGGGGTCGCAGGTGAGGCCGAGGTGGTGCTCCATCGCGATCTCGGCCGCGTTCTCCACCTGTCGCGGCGTGCCGCCGAGAACCGCGCACAGCGCGCCGGCCGCCATGGCGCACGCCGAACCGACCTCCGCCTGGCAACCGCCCTCGGCGCCGGAGATCGAGGCGTTCGCCTTGAACAGGGAGCCGATCGCGGTCGCGGTCAGCAGGTACTGGCGGATGCCCTCGGCCGACGCTCCCGGGACGAAGCGGAGGTAGTAGTGCGCGACCGCGGGGACGATGCCCGCGGCGCCGTTGGTCGGGGCCGTCACCACGCGGCCGCCGGACGCGTTCTCCTCGTTCACCGCGAGGGCGAAAGCGTGCAGCCACTCGAGCGCGGTGGCGCGTCCGGGGTCGTCCTGCACGGACTCGAGGTGTTCGCGCATGCGGGCGGCACGGCGCCACACGCCCAGCCCGCCCGGCAGCGTCCCCTCGCCGGAGAGGCCGCGCGCGACGCACTCGGCCATCGCCTCCCAGATCAGGTCCAGGCGCTCCCGGGTGGCGTCCTCGCCGTGCAGCGCGACCTCGTTGCGGC
This region of Leifsonia sp. fls2-241-R2A-40a genomic DNA includes:
- a CDS encoding L-serine ammonia-lyase; the encoded protein is MTAYVSAFDLFSIGIGPSSSHTVGPLRAAAVFAARLDDQGMLDRVDQVTCTLYGSLGSTGIGHGTPDAVIAGLRGLQPETCRPEDVRGAWSELLPGATLLLAGRRSIPLSKDDIAFEPRTRLPGHPNALTLRAWGRDAAGERSPLPLLEETYYSIGGGFIRRDGEEADLAARHAHPLPYDSAAELIALCDRDGIPICEVARRNEVALHGEDATRERLDLIWEAMAECVARGLSGEGTLPGGLGVWRRAARMREHLESVQDDPGRATALEWLHAFALAVNEENASGGRVVTAPTNGAAGIVPAVAHYYLRFVPGASAEGIRQYLLTATAIGSLFKANASISGAEGGCQAEVGSACAMAAGALCAVLGGTPRQVENAAEIAMEHHLGLTCDPVGGLVQIPCIERNAIASSTAVSAARLALHGDGSHLVSLDTVIETMRQTGMDMSTKYKETSEGGLAVNVIEC